A window of the Gossypium hirsutum isolate 1008001.06 chromosome A05, Gossypium_hirsutum_v2.1, whole genome shotgun sequence genome harbors these coding sequences:
- the LOC121229295 gene encoding zinc finger protein ZAT5 yields MQAQPDFEVSNIDHQALIMKGKRTKRQRSSSPFGVTVTSSSSSACGGGGGVAEEYNSISSPVTSGEIYESTEEEEDMANCLIMLAQSDGPKRRSNIEEKQEMVTATNKAEVYAYECKTCNRSFPSFQALGGHRASHKKPKGATAYEKKPLVLAFKDHGVEDADQFNRESPAVLALQVGNNYNNNKTNCHGNKGNKIHECSICGSEFLSGQALGGHMRRHRAAASNQAAVSVDTTSIPIESGNGDGNKPRNILALDLNLPAPEDDLRDAKFQFGAPQQVIVFSTPALIDCHY; encoded by the coding sequence ATGCAAGCTCAACCGGATTTTGAGGTGTCTAATATTGATCATCAAGCCTTGATCATGAAAGGCAAGCGTACCAAGCGTCAAAGATCATCGTCCCCTTTTGGTGTCACGGTGACTTCTAGCTCCTCAAGTGCTTGCGGCGGCGGCGGTGGAGTGGCGGAGGAATACAATTCGATTTCCTCTCCGGTGACGTCCGGTGAGATTTACGAGAGCACCGAGGAAGAAGAAGACATGGCTAACTGCCTAATCATGTTAGCACAAAGTGATGGCCCAAAAAGGAGGAGCAATATTGAAGAGAAACAGGAGATGGTTACTGCAACAAACAAGGCTGAAGTTTATGCGTACGAGTGTAAAACCTGTAACCGGTCTTTCCCATCATTCCAAGCACTAGGAGGGCATAGGGCAAGCCACAAGAAGCCCAAGGGAGCCACCGCATATGAGAAAAAACCACTTGTTTTGGCATTCAAAGATCATGGTGTTGAAGACGCTGATCAATTCAATAGAGAAAGCCCTGCGGTTCTTGCTTTACAAGTAGGTAACAACTACAACAACAACAAGACTAATTGTCATGGGAACAAGGGTAACAAGATTCACGAGTGTTCAATCTGTGGCTCTGAATTCTTGTCTGGTCAAGCCCTTGGAGGCCACATGAGACGGCACAGGGCGGCGGCAAGCAATCAAGCTGCCGTGAGTGTTGATACTACTAGCATTCCAATTGAGTCCGGCAATGGTGATGGAAACAAGCCTAGAAATATCCTAGCTCTGGATCTTAATCTTCCTGCACCAGAAGATGATCTCAGGGATGCCAAGTTCCAATTCGGAGCACCCCAACAAGTTATTGTTTTCTCCACACCAGCTTTGATAGATTGCCATTACTAA
- the LOC121229293 gene encoding 50S ribosomal protein L9, chloroplastic: MATATVTAASTLSWLHSFGGTPNETTKVADKNRVFVVFVQKKAKKTRKIILKEDVEYLGKKGQLLDVKAGYFRNYLLPTGKAQIITSSFLKEMKMEEERIEAEKQRVKEEAQQLALIFETVGAFKVKRKGGKGKQIFGSVTAQDLVDIIKAQLQRDVDKRIVFLPEIRETGEYVAELKLHPEVTARVRINVYAN; the protein is encoded by the exons ATGGCAACCGCTACAGTTACAGCAGCATCTACACTCTCATGGCTTCACAGCTTCGGAGGAACCCCAAACGAGACAACAAAAGTAGCAGACAAAAACAGGGTCTTCGTGGTTTTCGTCCAGAAGAAAGCTAAAAAGACTCGAAAG ATAATACTGAAGGAGGATGTGGAATACCTGGGGAAAAAGGGGCAGCTTTTGGATGTGAAAGCTGGGTATTTCAGGAATTATCTTTTGCCTACGGGAAAAGCCCAGATTATCACTTCTTCTTTTCTTAA GGAAATGAAAATGGAGGAGGAAAGAATTGAAGCGGAGAAGCAACGG GTGAAAGAAGAGGCACAGCAACTCGCTCTAATATTCGAAACAGTTGGAGCTTTTAAGGTGAAGAGAAAAGGTGGAAAAGGAAAGCAAATTTTTGGAAG TGTTACTGCTCAAGATCTTGTAGACATTATCAAGGCACAACTTCAAAG GGATGTGGACAAAAGAATTGTTTTTCTTCCAGAGATCAGGGAAACAGGAGAATATGTAGCAGAGCTGAAGCTCCACCCTGAAGTTACTGCCCGAGTCCGAATTAATGTTTATGCTAACTGA
- the LOC107906634 gene encoding transcription factor FER-LIKE IRON DEFICIENCY-INDUCED TRANSCRIPTION FACTOR isoform X1 — MDASRNYPLQFPNQFELYDFIDDPNFDQFIDLIRGESKDADVGYDCDLINGSFVEDKQISSTPGDTFCLDASSTIVPDPNYVFDPLPSTFYGEMMKDGEDDNDEENSSGTTTATATATTPTTPTATKKPRVDRSRTLISERRRRGRMKEKLYALRSLVPNITKMDKASIIGDAVLYVQDLQMQAKKLKAEIAGLEATLAGSERYQESIENPVKIRVARNNSHPVCKKIMQLNMFQVEEREFYIRLICNKGEGVAISLYNALESLTNFKVLNSNLATVSDRFVLTFTLNMRDCEQSMNLPNLKLWVCGALLNQGFEFITPLSS; from the exons ATGGATGCATCGAGAAATTACCCTCTGCAGTTCCCAAATCAGTTTGAACTATATGATTTCATTGATGATCCGAATTTTGATCAGTTCATCGATCTGATTCGTGGTGAAAGTAAAGATGCAGACGTCGGTTATGATTGCGATCTTATCAATGGTAGTTTTGTTGAGGATAAGCAGATTAGTTCCACACCTGGGGATACTTTTTGCCTTGATGCTTCAAGCACCATTGTGCCAGATCCTAACTATGTTTTCGATCCATTGCCAAGTACTTTTTATGGAGAAATGATGAAGGATGGTGAGGATGATAACGACGAGGAAAACTCTTCCGGGACAACCACCGCAACCGCAACGGCAACCACCCCCACAACACCAACAGCCACAAAGAAACCAAGGGTTGATCGGTCGAGAACTTTGATCTCGGAACGACGGAGGAGGGGTCGGATGAAGGAGAAGCTCTATGCATTGCGTTCCCTGGTTCCTAACATAACAAAG ATGGATAAGGCTTCGATTATTGGAGATGCCGTATTGTATGTGCAAGACCTGCAAATGCAGGCTAAGAAACTAAAAGCTGAGATTGCGGGTCTTGAAGCAACATTGGCAGGATCCGAAAGGTACCAAGAATCAATTGAAAACCCTGTTAAGATTCGAGTTGCAAGAAACAATAGCCACCCAGTTTGCAAGAAGATAATGCAg TTGAATATGTTTCAAGTGGAGGAAAGAGAGTTTTACATTAGATTGATATGCAACAAAGGTGAAGGGGTTGCAATATCACTTTACAACGCCCTTGAGTCCCTCACTAACTTCAAAGTTCTGAATTCCAATTTGGCCACTGTTTCTGACAGATTTGTATTAACATTTACTCTAAAT ATGAGAGATTGTGAGCAGTCAATGAACTTGCCAAACCTGAAGTTATGGGTGTGCGGGGCTCTTCTGAACCAAGGATTTGAGTTTATAACACCTTTATCTTCCTAA
- the LOC107906634 gene encoding transcription factor FER-LIKE IRON DEFICIENCY-INDUCED TRANSCRIPTION FACTOR isoform X2: protein MDASRNYPLQFPNQFELYDFIDDPNFDQFIDLIRGESKDADVGYDCDLINGSFVEDKQISSTPGDTFCLDASSTIVPDPNYVFDPLPSTFYGEMMKDGEDDNDEENSSGTTTATATATTPTTPTATKKPRVDRSRTLISERRRRGRMKEKLYALRSLVPNITKMDKASIIGDAVLYVQDLQMQAKKLKAEIAGLEATLAGSERYQESIENPVKIRVARNNSHPVCKKIMQLNMFQVEEREFYIRLICNKGEGVAISLYNALESLTNFKVLNSNLATVSDRFVLTFTLNTDLYKTADERL from the exons ATGGATGCATCGAGAAATTACCCTCTGCAGTTCCCAAATCAGTTTGAACTATATGATTTCATTGATGATCCGAATTTTGATCAGTTCATCGATCTGATTCGTGGTGAAAGTAAAGATGCAGACGTCGGTTATGATTGCGATCTTATCAATGGTAGTTTTGTTGAGGATAAGCAGATTAGTTCCACACCTGGGGATACTTTTTGCCTTGATGCTTCAAGCACCATTGTGCCAGATCCTAACTATGTTTTCGATCCATTGCCAAGTACTTTTTATGGAGAAATGATGAAGGATGGTGAGGATGATAACGACGAGGAAAACTCTTCCGGGACAACCACCGCAACCGCAACGGCAACCACCCCCACAACACCAACAGCCACAAAGAAACCAAGGGTTGATCGGTCGAGAACTTTGATCTCGGAACGACGGAGGAGGGGTCGGATGAAGGAGAAGCTCTATGCATTGCGTTCCCTGGTTCCTAACATAACAAAG ATGGATAAGGCTTCGATTATTGGAGATGCCGTATTGTATGTGCAAGACCTGCAAATGCAGGCTAAGAAACTAAAAGCTGAGATTGCGGGTCTTGAAGCAACATTGGCAGGATCCGAAAGGTACCAAGAATCAATTGAAAACCCTGTTAAGATTCGAGTTGCAAGAAACAATAGCCACCCAGTTTGCAAGAAGATAATGCAg TTGAATATGTTTCAAGTGGAGGAAAGAGAGTTTTACATTAGATTGATATGCAACAAAGGTGAAGGGGTTGCAATATCACTTTACAACGCCCTTGAGTCCCTCACTAACTTCAAAGTTCTGAATTCCAATTTGGCCACTGTTTCTGACAGATTTGTATTAACATTTACTCTAAAT ACTGATTTATATAAAACTGCAGATGAGAGATTGTGA
- the LOC121229296 gene encoding superoxide dismutase [Cu-Zn], chloroplastic translates to MQAAAIVAMVAHAILTITPSHHTLLHALSTPNPSDPQVLQSTFHGVSLNLPRPSFSIAATVRKKQFSVLAVSKKAVAVLKGDSKVEGVVTLTQEDDGRTTVNVRVTGLTPGLHGFHLHEYGDTTNGCMSTGAHFNPNRMTHGAPEDKVRHAGDLGNIVANADGVAEATVVDKQIPLSGPNSVIGRAFVVHELEDDLGKGGHELSLTTGNAGGRLACGVVGLTPI, encoded by the exons ATGCAAGCTGCAGCAATAGTAGCCATGGTAGCCCACGCTATTCTCACTATAACCCCATCTCACCACACTCTCCTTCATGCACTGTCGACACCTAACCCTTCAGACCCACAAGTTCTCCAATCCACATTTCATGGTGTCTCTCTCAACCTCCCTCGTCCATCCTTTTCCATTGCTGCTACTGTCCGCAAGAAGCAGTTTTCCGTGCTTGCTGTATCCAAGAAAGCTGTCGCGGTTCTTAAAGGTGATTCTAAAGTTGAAGGCGTTGTCACCTTGACTCAAGAAGATGATG GTCGAACAACTGTGAATGTTCGTGTTACTGGTCTTACTCCAGGGCTTCACGGGTTCCACCTT CATGAGTATGGTGACACAACAAATGGATGCATGTCAACGG gAGCACATTTCAATCCTAACCGTATGACACATGGTGCTCCTGAGGACAAAGTCCGCCATGCGGGTGACCTGGGAAACATAGTTGCTAATGCTGATG GAGTGGCAGAGGCAACAGTCGTGGACAAGCAG ATACCACTAAGTGGCCCAAATTCTGTCATTGGAAGAGCATTTGTAGTTCATGAGCTTGAGGATGACCTTGGAAAGG GTGGACATGAACTTAGCCTAACGACAGGAAATGCAGGTGGAAGATTGGCATGTG GTGTTGTGGGTTTGACACCAATATAA